In the Corynebacterium gerontici genome, one interval contains:
- the ybeY gene encoding rRNA maturation RNase YbeY → MSIEVVNESAFDGVNEEMLIDVASFVLSAMDIHSDAEATISLVDIPTMSDLHMRWMDLDGPTDVMSFPMDELTPGQGRPDAQPFGPEMLGDIIICPEFAAKQAIKAGHDLGHELALLTTHGCLHLLGYDHIEPAEEQRMFSLQNALLKDWYEQLTVEYQPKPSNAGAFPTPKQRADLDREVPGGGIPAIGEPS, encoded by the coding sequence ATGAGCATCGAGGTAGTCAACGAATCCGCCTTCGATGGCGTAAATGAGGAGATGCTTATCGACGTCGCCTCCTTCGTCCTCTCCGCCATGGACATCCACAGCGATGCCGAAGCCACCATCTCACTGGTGGACATCCCTACCATGAGCGACCTACACATGCGCTGGATGGACCTCGATGGACCCACCGACGTCATGAGCTTTCCCATGGATGAGCTGACCCCAGGCCAAGGACGTCCCGATGCACAGCCCTTCGGCCCGGAGATGCTCGGCGACATCATCATCTGCCCCGAATTCGCCGCGAAGCAAGCGATCAAGGCTGGCCACGATCTCGGCCACGAACTCGCGCTGCTCACCACCCACGGCTGCCTGCATCTGCTGGGCTACGACCATATTGAACCTGCCGAAGAGCAGCGCATGTTCTCCCTGCAAAACGCCTTGCTGAAAGACTGGTATGAGCAGCTCACCGTGGAGTATCAGCCCAAGCCATCCAACGCTGGGGCGTTCCCCACACCAAAGCAGCGCGCTGATCTGGACCGAGAAGTGCCAGGTGGCGGCATTCCCGCTATCGGGGAACCTTCATGA